The Devosia sp. SD17-2 genome includes a region encoding these proteins:
- a CDS encoding ureidoglycolate lyase, translated as MTRTVRLRPLPSVEEFAPFGTFIRRPDKHGERRFFSDWLGGEGLAPVFHVNSMAPTILPAPITKLERHPHAAQCFVPLDVERYIVTVAPSLADGSPDLAGLRSFIVPSSLGTIYKSTVWHAGASVLDRDGAFAVLMWRGRDDDDEFIEIPAVTLVSQD; from the coding sequence ATGACCAGAACCGTCCGGCTCCGGCCGCTTCCCAGTGTGGAGGAATTTGCGCCATTCGGCACGTTCATCCGCAGGCCGGATAAGCATGGCGAACGCCGCTTCTTCTCCGACTGGTTGGGCGGTGAGGGGCTGGCACCGGTCTTTCACGTCAACTCGATGGCGCCGACAATTTTGCCGGCGCCCATCACCAAGCTGGAACGCCATCCTCACGCGGCGCAGTGCTTCGTGCCGCTGGATGTCGAACGCTACATCGTCACCGTGGCCCCGTCGCTTGCCGATGGCAGCCCGGACCTGGCGGGTCTGCGCAGCTTCATCGTGCCGAGCTCGCTTGGCACGATCTACAAATCCACCGTCTGGCATGCGGGCGCCTCCGTGCTCGATCGGGACGGCGCCTTCGCTGTTCTCATGTGGCGCGGCAGGGACGATGACGACGAGTTCATCGAA
- a CDS encoding polysaccharide deacetylase family protein produces MRDFVGYANRPPTVRWPGNAGVAVNFVLNYEEGSEYSVGEGDGRSESALIEVSAPRVPQGDRDLASESMYEYGSRVGFWRLYRLFRDRNLPVTIFAAALALERNAEVAEAIAATDWDLAAHGYRWIEHYKLDEATEREHIAKAHETILRVIGRAPQGWYCRYSRSERTRRLVVEHGGYGYDSDAYNDEVPYWTEVSGKQHLVLPYSLVTNDAKFLAGGGIENPADYAAFLIESFEVLHAEGKQTPRMMSVGLHPRVIGHPGRFAGLVKFIDHISKRDGVWIAKREDIAAHWRKVMPADGAA; encoded by the coding sequence ATGCGCGATTTCGTGGGATATGCCAACCGGCCCCCAACCGTCCGCTGGCCCGGCAATGCCGGGGTGGCCGTCAACTTCGTCCTCAACTACGAAGAAGGATCCGAGTATTCGGTCGGTGAGGGAGACGGACGTTCCGAATCTGCCCTCATCGAGGTCTCCGCCCCGCGCGTGCCCCAGGGGGACCGCGATCTCGCGTCCGAGAGCATGTACGAGTACGGCTCTCGGGTCGGGTTCTGGCGGCTCTACAGATTGTTCCGGGATCGTAATCTCCCGGTGACGATCTTTGCCGCCGCCCTTGCGCTCGAACGCAATGCGGAGGTGGCTGAAGCCATCGCCGCGACCGACTGGGACTTGGCTGCCCACGGCTATCGCTGGATCGAGCACTACAAGCTCGACGAAGCGACAGAGCGGGAGCACATCGCCAAGGCGCATGAGACGATCCTTCGCGTCATCGGCCGGGCGCCTCAGGGCTGGTATTGCCGCTATAGCCGGAGCGAACGGACCCGACGCCTCGTCGTCGAGCACGGTGGCTACGGCTATGACAGCGACGCCTACAATGACGAGGTTCCCTACTGGACCGAAGTCTCGGGCAAGCAGCACCTTGTGCTGCCCTATTCGCTGGTCACCAACGACGCCAAATTCCTGGCGGGTGGCGGTATCGAGAATCCGGCAGATTATGCCGCTTTCCTGATCGAAAGCTTCGAGGTGCTTCATGCAGAGGGCAAGCAGACTCCGCGCATGATGTCGGTGGGCCTGCATCCGCGGGTCATCGGTCACCCTGGTCGTTTTGCTGGCCTGGTCAAGTTCATCGACCATATCAGCAAGCGCGACGGCGTCTGGATCGCCAAGCGTGAAGACATTGCCGCCCACTGGCGCAAGGTCATGCCCGCGGACGGTGCAGCATGA
- a CDS encoding M14 family metallopeptidase codes for MAEQKTITVGTAVAAPGEIVRGAIPVTTLAGGSKVEIPVVIVNGVNPGPVFWVDGAIHGDEPEGPMACAIALREVDPKQLSGTLVMVPVLNVMAFENANRGNPLDTFSFDMNRIYPGRADGYLSERIAWAHSEWMSQVADLEISIHSGGAHSFLAKAIFVDETPESVELAKAMGEGWGCIMSNFLPKGSPMAQMKAIGKTGITVELGGRSATSPEAFAKVSRDLADSIINILRHYKMYPGQATYPTDATRGQQEALLAPCSGIFVPTPGVDFLKPMKKGDSIAKIINIFGDELAELVAPADGMFFGLRALPNVNTGDWCCFFNKVEGKRD; via the coding sequence ATGGCCGAACAGAAGACCATCACCGTCGGTACCGCAGTCGCAGCTCCGGGCGAAATCGTCCGCGGTGCGATCCCCGTGACCACCCTGGCCGGCGGCTCCAAGGTTGAGATCCCCGTCGTCATCGTCAATGGCGTCAATCCGGGCCCGGTGTTCTGGGTCGACGGCGCTATCCACGGCGACGAGCCGGAAGGCCCGATGGCCTGCGCCATCGCCCTGCGCGAAGTTGATCCCAAGCAGCTCTCGGGCACGCTGGTCATGGTGCCGGTGCTCAACGTCATGGCATTCGAGAACGCCAACCGCGGCAACCCGCTGGATACGTTCTCCTTCGACATGAACCGCATCTATCCGGGCCGCGCCGATGGCTACCTCAGCGAGCGTATCGCCTGGGCGCACTCGGAATGGATGAGCCAGGTCGCCGACCTCGAAATCTCGATCCACTCGGGTGGCGCGCACTCCTTCCTCGCCAAGGCAATCTTCGTCGACGAGACCCCCGAGTCCGTCGAGCTGGCCAAGGCCATGGGTGAAGGCTGGGGCTGCATCATGTCCAACTTCCTGCCCAAGGGTTCGCCCATGGCGCAGATGAAGGCGATCGGCAAGACCGGCATCACCGTCGAACTCGGTGGCCGTTCGGCAACCTCGCCGGAAGCCTTTGCCAAGGTGTCGCGCGACCTCGCCGACTCCATCATCAACATCCTGCGCCACTACAAGATGTATCCTGGCCAGGCGACCTATCCGACCGACGCGACGCGCGGTCAGCAGGAAGCCCTCCTGGCACCGTGCTCGGGCATCTTCGTGCCGACCCCGGGCGTGGACTTCCTCAAGCCGATGAAGAAGGGCGACTCCATCGCCAAGATCATCAACATCTTCGGCGACGAACTGGCCGAACTGGTTGCACCCGCCGACGGCATGTTCTTCGGCCTGCGCGCACTGCCTAACGTCAACACCGGCGACTGGTGCTGCTTCTTCAACAAGGTTGAGGGGAAGCGAGACTAA
- a CDS encoding VOC family protein, which yields MSVKSDNPNIKSIKHMAFAVRDAKEALSAYSKFLHVPTDTQIIDYPKSKNRVALFNLGGIEYQLCQSLEEGGRFDAWIKERNAQGLHHICYEVENIDAALDHAKSQGAELRICQACGVYGSHPHPEGFVAFLDNDAGDVEIEFMQVYTPEELEKYNAFKGI from the coding sequence ATGTCCGTGAAATCCGACAATCCCAATATCAAGTCCATCAAGCACATGGCCTTCGCCGTCCGCGACGCGAAGGAAGCGCTGAGCGCATATTCCAAGTTCCTGCACGTGCCGACTGACACGCAGATCATCGACTATCCGAAGTCCAAGAACCGTGTCGCGCTCTTCAACCTCGGCGGCATCGAGTACCAGCTGTGCCAGTCGCTGGAAGAGGGCGGTCGTTTCGACGCCTGGATCAAGGAGCGCAACGCTCAGGGCCTGCACCACATCTGCTACGAAGTCGAAAACATTGACGCGGCACTCGACCACGCCAAGTCGCAGGGCGCCGAGCTGCGCATCTGCCAGGCTTGCGGCGTCTATGGCAGCCACCCGCATCCGGAAGGCTTTGTCGCATTCCTCGACAATGACGCCGGCGATGTAGAGATCGAATTCATGCAGGTCTACACGCCTGAAGAACTCGAAAAGTATAACGCATTCAAGGGCATCTAA
- a CDS encoding pyridoxal phosphate-dependent aminotransferase, with translation MELSSLHANRLADRIKLKEEHVITKMANIAEGLTDVIRLGRGDPDLDTPAHIVKAGQDALGRGETHYGHPLGLPALRTAIAANIKAHGGADYAIDEIVVTPGGQHAMFIIALSLLNPGDEIIVPCPGYNPYGQAAELADATVVPVRMDMSTNFTLTAEMVKKHITPKSKVLVLINPNNPTGTVTAPDEVEKIAKLAIEHDLIVISDEIYARLTYGNQRIQPVASLPGMRERTITLSGFSKAYAMTGWRVGYFAGPRELIVAMAEINHAFAISVASVSQHAALAALTGPQECVEEMRLTYDERRKAMCEGLDALGIPYAEPQGAFYVYADVSVVGLPASEFCQRLLAEGKVMIYPGIIYGDYRDDFVRMSLTQSVDRIREAMDRIKSVVETIRAERKSA, from the coding sequence ATGGAACTTTCAAGCCTGCACGCCAATCGCCTGGCGGATCGTATCAAGCTCAAGGAAGAGCACGTCATCACCAAGATGGCGAACATTGCCGAAGGCCTGACCGACGTGATCCGTCTCGGCCGCGGCGATCCCGATCTCGACACGCCTGCCCATATCGTCAAGGCCGGCCAGGATGCGCTGGGTCGTGGTGAGACCCATTATGGCCACCCGCTCGGGCTTCCGGCCCTGCGCACGGCCATTGCCGCCAACATCAAGGCCCATGGCGGCGCCGACTATGCGATCGATGAAATCGTGGTCACCCCTGGTGGCCAGCACGCCATGTTCATCATTGCGCTCTCGCTGCTGAACCCAGGCGACGAAATCATCGTGCCGTGCCCCGGCTACAACCCCTATGGCCAGGCGGCCGAACTCGCCGACGCCACGGTTGTGCCGGTCCGCATGGACATGTCGACCAACTTCACCCTCACCGCAGAGATGGTGAAGAAGCACATCACGCCCAAGTCCAAGGTGCTGGTGCTGATCAACCCGAACAACCCGACCGGCACCGTGACGGCACCGGACGAGGTCGAGAAGATCGCCAAGCTCGCCATCGAGCACGATCTGATCGTGATTTCGGACGAGATCTATGCGCGCCTGACCTATGGCAACCAGCGCATCCAGCCGGTCGCATCGCTCCCGGGCATGCGCGAGCGCACCATCACGCTGTCGGGCTTCTCCAAGGCCTATGCCATGACCGGCTGGCGCGTCGGCTACTTCGCCGGTCCGCGCGAGCTGATCGTGGCCATGGCCGAGATCAACCATGCCTTCGCCATTTCCGTCGCTTCGGTCAGCCAGCACGCCGCGCTCGCCGCACTGACCGGCCCGCAGGAATGCGTCGAAGAGATGCGCCTGACCTATGACGAGCGCCGCAAGGCCATGTGCGAGGGTCTTGATGCACTGGGCATTCCCTATGCCGAGCCGCAGGGCGCCTTCTACGTCTATGCCGACGTATCGGTGGTGGGCCTGCCGGCCAGCGAGTTCTGCCAGCGGCTGCTCGCCGAGGGCAAGGTGATGATCTACCCCGGCATCATCTACGGCGACTATCGCGACGATTTCGTCCGCATGTCGCTGACCCAGTCGGTCGATCGCATCCGCGAAGCCATGGACCGCATCAAATCCGTCGTCGAAACCATCCGCGCTGAGCGCAAATCTGCCTGA
- a CDS encoding carboxypeptidase M32, with amino-acid sequence MSYVKLMERIGQVNDMLNAQSILSWDARTMMPHGGHETRSKQLATLSVLTRDLLVSDETRSLLDKAESEVAAFDASSVEKGMVQQVREAIDYHQAIPADLTRRRAELGSIGHAIWAKARAENDYAHFAPLMEQTVELNREMAECIGYSEHPYDALMYRFEPGETVASLKPLFARLREGLLPLVKAIAEKPAPRFDFLERIYPVDKQHALALEMSSKVGYDLNRGRLDTTLHPFEVSFTRNDVRITTRFYENYMPASLFGALHEAGHALYEQGSDPAYVRTPFATDLVGLYAVSGVSFGAHESQSRLWENHVGRAKAFWENNFDVAKSYFPEQLANVSVDEFWRAINRVRPGFIRVEADELTYDFHVMLRTDIEAALIDGSLSVKDLPEAWNAKIKEYLGLDVPNDAQGVLQDVHWSSGQIGTFCNYTIGNVMAGQLFETASKDAGIAQGLATGDYDPLRHFMVENIHQHGRRYTRDELLVRTTGRKLDPEPYISYLNKKYSEIYGL; translated from the coding sequence ATGAGTTATGTGAAGCTCATGGAGCGCATTGGGCAGGTCAACGACATGCTGAACGCTCAGTCCATCCTCAGCTGGGATGCGCGGACGATGATGCCGCACGGCGGGCATGAGACGCGTAGCAAGCAGTTGGCGACGCTGTCAGTTTTGACGCGCGATCTGCTTGTCTCGGACGAAACCCGCTCGCTGCTCGACAAGGCCGAGAGCGAAGTCGCCGCTTTTGACGCATCCTCTGTGGAAAAAGGGATGGTCCAGCAGGTTCGCGAAGCCATCGACTACCATCAGGCGATTCCTGCAGACCTGACCCGTCGCCGCGCAGAACTGGGCTCGATCGGCCATGCCATCTGGGCCAAGGCGCGTGCAGAGAATGACTATGCCCATTTTGCTCCACTGATGGAGCAGACGGTCGAGCTGAACCGCGAAATGGCCGAATGCATCGGCTATTCCGAGCATCCTTATGATGCCCTGATGTACCGCTTTGAGCCCGGCGAAACCGTCGCTTCGCTGAAGCCGCTGTTTGCTCGTCTGCGCGAAGGCCTGCTGCCGCTGGTCAAGGCCATTGCGGAAAAGCCCGCTCCGCGCTTTGACTTCCTTGAGCGCATCTATCCGGTCGACAAGCAGCATGCGCTGGCGCTGGAGATGTCCTCCAAGGTTGGCTACGACCTCAACCGCGGTCGCCTCGACACCACGCTGCATCCGTTTGAAGTGTCGTTCACCCGCAACGACGTGCGTATCACGACGCGCTTTTATGAAAACTACATGCCGGCGAGCCTTTTCGGTGCCCTGCATGAGGCTGGCCACGCGCTCTACGAGCAGGGCTCCGACCCGGCCTATGTCCGCACACCATTCGCCACCGATCTTGTCGGTCTCTATGCCGTCAGTGGCGTCAGCTTCGGCGCCCATGAATCGCAGTCGCGCCTGTGGGAAAACCATGTCGGCCGCGCCAAGGCCTTCTGGGAAAACAATTTCGACGTCGCCAAGAGCTACTTCCCAGAGCAGCTGGCTAACGTTTCCGTCGACGAATTCTGGCGCGCCATCAACCGCGTCCGCCCGGGCTTCATCCGCGTCGAGGCTGACGAGCTGACCTATGACTTCCACGTCATGCTGCGCACCGACATCGAAGCGGCGCTGATCGACGGTTCGCTCTCGGTCAAGGACCTGCCCGAAGCCTGGAACGCCAAGATCAAGGAATATCTCGGTCTCGACGTTCCCAATGATGCGCAGGGCGTTCTGCAGGACGTCCACTGGTCGTCCGGCCAGATCGGCACCTTCTGCAACTACACCATCGGCAACGTCATGGCCGGCCAGCTGTTCGAAACCGCCAGCAAGGACGCTGGCATCGCCCAGGGTCTGGCGACCGGCGACTACGATCCGCTGCGCCACTTCATGGTGGAGAACATCCACCAGCATGGCCGCCGCTATACACGCGACGAGCTTTTGGTCCGCACCACCGGCCGCAAGCTCGATCCGGAGCCGTACATCTCGTACCTCAACAAAAAATACTCCGAGATCTACGGGCTCTAA
- a CDS encoding DUF4438 domain-containing protein has protein sequence MSTENTSVTSNADRLVAMAVCGYVSTPSVRPGAYLHHPDGKGIMLPGMFGVTYNARAGDRAFGWAGDHVEPGVSIAHPNESADFALHYLTCVGNVATVTSGLAKGAKGVVTGEHARLLVDFPDEVNELLNIGDQIQIEAIGRGIELDGYPGVEFKKTSPRLLEALGITRQPNGQLKVKAAMELPIEIMGSGAELNSEYVDQDLMSGDRQLMADLGIDQMRLGDVIAIRHADHHFGRSYREGSVSIALCIHGDSIMTGHGPGIMTIMTATDGSLDFEIDPKANIANFFGIGQAK, from the coding sequence ATGAGCACCGAAAATACGAGCGTCACCTCCAATGCAGACCGGCTGGTCGCCATGGCCGTGTGCGGCTATGTCAGCACGCCATCCGTGCGCCCCGGCGCCTATCTCCACCACCCGGACGGCAAGGGAATCATGCTGCCCGGCATGTTCGGCGTGACCTATAATGCGCGCGCCGGAGACCGTGCTTTCGGCTGGGCCGGCGACCATGTCGAACCCGGCGTTTCCATTGCCCACCCCAATGAATCGGCTGACTTCGCTCTTCACTACCTGACCTGCGTTGGCAATGTGGCGACCGTCACCTCGGGCCTGGCCAAGGGTGCCAAGGGCGTTGTCACCGGCGAGCATGCGCGACTTCTTGTGGATTTCCCCGATGAAGTGAACGAGCTGCTCAATATCGGCGACCAGATTCAGATCGAGGCCATCGGCCGCGGCATCGAACTCGATGGCTATCCCGGCGTTGAGTTCAAGAAGACCAGCCCGCGCCTGCTCGAAGCCCTCGGCATCACCCGCCAGCCTAACGGCCAGCTTAAGGTGAAAGCCGCCATGGAGCTGCCGATCGAGATCATGGGTTCGGGTGCAGAACTCAATTCCGAATATGTCGACCAGGACCTGATGAGCGGCGACCGCCAGCTCATGGCCGATCTCGGCATTGACCAGATGCGCCTTGGCGACGTCATCGCCATCCGCCACGCAGACCACCATTTTGGCCGGTCCTACCGCGAGGGCTCGGTTTCCATCGCGCTCTGCATCCACGGCGATTCCATCATGACCGGCCACGGCCCGGGCATCATGACAATCATGACCGCCACCGACGGCAGCCTCGATTTCGAAATCGACCCCAAAGCCAATATCGCCAACTTCTTCGGAATCGGACAGGCCAAATGA
- a CDS encoding DUF4438 domain-containing protein has product MTISVNANDLVSVSLGGAIAHPGFAGLPAEPYRLAADGKPFLLPTWGGIVYNVSVGDTAFGWAADCIHPGVSIKGSDDLKNRGLNIYACLGNTAVVMTGRAQGAKGVVTGKSGRFSEQLIIHFPKSVRADMAVGDQILIRSLGTGMAVDGHPEVALKGLGPNLFEALPKKVVDGRLEIGVVAKVPAHLIGAGLGLTSEGGSLHMQSTDRAALKEAGLDQLRLGDLVAFENTDSRYNHGYLRGAISIGVVGQTDGPRAGYGPGVTIIMTAPKGELGCFIAPDTNLKSLLSLED; this is encoded by the coding sequence ATGACCATTTCCGTCAATGCAAACGACCTCGTATCCGTCTCGCTGGGCGGGGCCATCGCCCATCCGGGTTTCGCTGGCCTGCCGGCAGAACCCTATCGCCTCGCCGCTGACGGCAAGCCGTTCCTCCTCCCCACCTGGGGCGGCATTGTCTACAACGTCTCGGTTGGCGACACCGCCTTCGGCTGGGCTGCGGACTGCATCCATCCCGGCGTCTCGATCAAGGGCAGCGACGACCTCAAGAACCGCGGCCTGAACATCTATGCCTGCCTCGGCAACACTGCCGTGGTCATGACCGGCCGCGCCCAGGGCGCCAAGGGCGTCGTCACCGGCAAGTCCGGTCGCTTTTCCGAGCAGCTGATCATCCACTTCCCCAAGTCGGTTCGCGCCGACATGGCAGTGGGCGACCAGATCCTCATCCGATCGCTCGGCACCGGCATGGCTGTTGATGGCCACCCCGAAGTCGCGCTCAAGGGTCTTGGCCCGAACCTCTTTGAAGCCCTGCCCAAGAAGGTCGTCGACGGTCGTCTCGAAATCGGCGTCGTTGCCAAGGTTCCGGCCCACCTCATCGGTGCCGGTCTCGGCCTCACCTCGGAAGGCGGTAGCCTGCACATGCAGTCGACCGACCGCGCGGCCCTCAAGGAAGCCGGTCTCGACCAGCTCCGTCTGGGCGATCTCGTGGCCTTCGAGAACACCGACAGCCGCTACAACCATGGGTATCTGCGCGGCGCGATCTCGATCGGCGTCGTCGGCCAGACCGATGGTCCGCGCGCCGGTTACGGCCCGGGCGTCACCATCATCATGACCGCTCCGAAGGGCGAGCTCGGCTGCTTCATCGCACCCGACACCAACCTCAAGTCCCTCCTGAGCCTGGAAGACTAA
- a CDS encoding Ldh family oxidoreductase — MSISLTSVTRPSLQTFMVEGFEKLGLSAEDAAIFADALIFSELRFHPGHGQGVRRLRRYQERIGQKLVDPAAPWEIVKESPALALVDAHNGIGTVAAAKAMRLAIQKAKVSGIGQVLVRNSTHYGSSAVHACQAMEAGCIGMAITNAGPEMAPWGAREGATGTNPWGIAAPTNLGFPAVMDFALTTAGKGMMLWHAREGKKMPLDWALTPDGEITDDPNAAMNGPLLAIGEYKGYGLAFMTDVMTGVLGGGGFGLTPYSDPKKLDVSHTLTAIDIEWFMPLETFKERMGEFSEMMKSRKTRPGFTEVLIPGEQEARRVERKSQAGVPLDDEVLEDMVALGKELGLKSELEVVGPDEESRL, encoded by the coding sequence ATGTCGATCTCCCTGACCAGCGTTACCCGCCCGAGCCTGCAGACCTTCATGGTCGAGGGGTTTGAAAAACTTGGCCTGTCGGCCGAGGACGCGGCCATTTTTGCCGATGCCCTGATCTTCTCCGAGCTGCGCTTCCACCCTGGCCATGGCCAGGGGGTTCGCCGGCTGCGGCGCTATCAGGAACGCATCGGTCAGAAACTGGTCGATCCGGCGGCGCCCTGGGAGATCGTCAAGGAAAGCCCGGCCCTCGCCCTGGTCGATGCCCATAACGGCATCGGCACAGTGGCGGCGGCCAAGGCCATGCGCCTCGCCATCCAGAAGGCCAAGGTCAGCGGCATCGGCCAGGTGCTCGTGCGCAATTCGACGCACTACGGCTCTTCGGCCGTCCATGCCTGCCAGGCCATGGAAGCCGGTTGCATCGGCATGGCCATTACCAATGCCGGCCCGGAAATGGCTCCTTGGGGCGCGCGCGAAGGCGCAACCGGCACCAATCCATGGGGCATTGCCGCCCCGACCAATCTCGGCTTCCCCGCCGTGATGGACTTCGCCCTCACCACGGCCGGCAAGGGCATGATGCTCTGGCACGCCCGCGAGGGCAAAAAGATGCCGCTCGACTGGGCCCTCACGCCCGACGGCGAAATCACCGATGACCCCAATGCCGCCATGAACGGCCCCCTCCTCGCCATCGGCGAATACAAGGGGTACGGGCTCGCCTTCATGACCGATGTCATGACCGGCGTTCTCGGCGGCGGCGGCTTCGGCCTCACCCCCTACTCCGATCCCAAGAAGCTCGACGTCTCGCACACGCTGACCGCCATCGACATCGAGTGGTTCATGCCGCTCGAGACCTTCAAGGAGCGCATGGGCGAGTTCTCAGAGATGATGAAATCGCGAAAAACCCGTCCCGGCTTCACCGAAGTGCTCATCCCCGGCGAGCAGGAAGCCCGTCGCGTCGAGCGCAAGTCTCAGGCCGGCGTGCCGCTTGATGACGAAGTGCTCGAAGACATGGTCGCGCTGGGCAAGGAGCTTGGCCTCAAGTCCGAGCTCGAGGTTGTCGGCCCCGATGAGGAGAGCCGGCTGTGA
- a CDS encoding Xaa-Pro peptidase family protein: MTSLTRERKPVRPIGLDFRVSVQDRIRALAAERGLDGVLLLTPANVFYACGFHFSVNERPIALYIPLNGKPTLFVPLLELENAEPVEGVDLKIYEEFPGVVHPVVWMVKESGARKIAIDLLDARLVGPIEAMVESLVLEDFAAPCRYIKTAEELELTRIAATYADLCLERLLLNGGDIISQGGTELDLYADSTSFALAELKKNYGEAFAGTKLGISSSVHTGPRGALPHGAIGHSKPQRGHTLISGVGCSLGGYHAESGITYVVGEMSAEQRRIMEALEACDAAGVAALKPGALCQDVNVAALAALKDAGLSDTIRHRIGHGMGVEGHEAPWLAPGDTTVVAPGMVFSNEPGVYRPGIDGYRTINTMIVHADRVEIPSRLQADHPIETRIISL; this comes from the coding sequence GTGACCAGCCTCACCCGGGAGCGCAAGCCCGTCCGTCCGATCGGCCTCGATTTTCGCGTCAGCGTGCAGGATCGAATCCGCGCGCTGGCGGCGGAGCGTGGCCTCGACGGCGTTCTGCTGCTGACGCCCGCCAATGTCTTTTACGCCTGCGGCTTCCACTTCTCGGTCAATGAGCGCCCCATCGCGCTCTACATTCCGCTCAACGGCAAGCCGACGCTGTTCGTGCCGCTGCTCGAACTGGAAAACGCCGAGCCGGTTGAAGGCGTTGACCTCAAGATCTACGAGGAATTCCCCGGCGTCGTTCATCCCGTCGTCTGGATGGTCAAGGAATCCGGCGCCCGCAAGATCGCCATCGACCTGCTCGATGCCCGTCTCGTCGGCCCCATCGAGGCGATGGTGGAAAGCCTCGTGCTCGAAGATTTCGCGGCCCCCTGCCGCTACATAAAGACGGCCGAGGAGCTGGAACTCACCCGCATCGCGGCGACCTATGCGGATCTCTGCCTTGAGCGTCTGCTGCTCAACGGCGGGGACATCATCTCCCAGGGCGGCACCGAGCTCGACCTCTATGCCGACAGCACCAGCTTCGCGCTGGCGGAACTGAAAAAGAACTACGGCGAGGCTTTTGCCGGCACCAAGCTGGGCATTTCCTCGTCCGTCCACACCGGCCCACGCGGGGCCCTGCCCCATGGCGCGATCGGCCACAGCAAGCCGCAGCGCGGCCACACGCTGATCTCCGGCGTCGGCTGCTCGCTGGGCGGCTATCACGCCGAAAGCGGCATCACCTATGTCGTCGGCGAGATGTCCGCAGAACAGCGCCGCATCATGGAGGCCCTCGAAGCGTGCGACGCCGCCGGCGTTGCTGCGCTGAAACCCGGCGCCCTCTGCCAGGACGTCAACGTCGCTGCCCTCGCTGCCCTCAAGGATGCGGGTCTCAGCGACACCATCCGCCATCGCATTGGCCATGGCATGGGCGTCGAAGGCCATGAAGCTCCGTGGCTCGCACCGGGCGACACCACTGTCGTTGCGCCCGGCATGGTCTTTTCCAACGAGCCGGGCGTCTACCGGCCGGGGATCGACGGCTACCGCACCATCAACACCATGATCGTCCACGCCGACCGGGTCGAAATCCCCAGCCGGCTCCAGGCCGATCATCCCATCGAAACACGCATAATCAGTCTCTAA